The Faecalibacterium sp. I3-3-89 sequence CCTTGCGGCCCCGGGCGTGGGCGTAGATGACGCCCTCTGTCAGCTGCTCGGGGGTGAAGTTGGTGGGTGCAGAGCGCATCCCGAACTCGGGCAGGGCGCAGTAGACGGCGTCCGCGCCGTAGTTGATGGCGTACCGCAGGCGCTCGAGGTCGCCCGCCGGGGCCAGAAGTTCCGGTATCTGTAACATGATATTCCTCTTTTACGTTAAGCTTTTATTGACTTTTGCCGCCGCATCGCAGTTTTTCTGATGGTCTGCGTAGGTGCGGGCGTAGTAGTAGTTTCCCTTGCGGTCGGTGACGAAGAAATAGGCGTCCTCTGCCTCCTCGTCGGGCTGGGGGGCGAGGGCGGCACGGAGGGCCGCGATGCCGGGGTTGGAGATGGGTCCGGCAGGCAGGCCGGTGCAGGTGTAGGTGTCGTAGGCCGTCCGGATGTTCTCCGGGATGCTGTCCCAGCCGCCGTAATAGGGCGCGACCCAGTTCCAGAGATAGTTGTTGTCGGCGTCGCTCTGGACGTAGCTGGAGGTGTTGCTCTGGAGCTTGGGGTAGGGCGAACCCTCGGCCAGACGGTTGCGGAACACCTGCGCCACGTTGTCGTCCTGCGCGTTGCCCGCCTCCTCCTGCACGAAGGACGCCAGCGTCACCACCTCGGGCAGGGTCATCCCCTGCTCGTCCATCGCCGCATACATCTCGTCGGTGATCTGCTTATCGAAGTGGGCATAGAACGTCTCCACATAATGATGGACGGTGTCGTCCTTCAAAAAGTCGTAGGTGTCCGGGAAAAGATAGCCCTCACACTTGAGGAAGCGGTCGGGGGCGTCCTTGTCGTCCGGGACGTACTGCCAGAACCGGTACGAGCTGAAATCGCCGGTGTTGGCCTCCGCAAGGAAGTCCTCGGCGCTGCACAGCCCCGCGTCCTCCATCTTCCGGGCGATGGCGATGGCCGTCGTGCCCTCGGGGAAGGTCAGCCGGACGCTGTCGGCCTGCGCGTAGGCAGAGAGGGCCGCGATGATAGCATCGTAGGAGCTGCCGGGGGCAAGCTCGAACTCTCCGTATTGGAGCTTCGCTGCCGCGCCCTGCCGGCCCACATACCAGCGGAAGAGGTGGGGGTACCGGATGACGCCCGCCTCCTTGAGGCGGTTGGCGATGGCGGCCACGCCGCTGCCCTGCGGGATGCTCACGCTCACCGCACTCTGGGCAGACGCGCTGCCGTTTATTTCTTTCTTCGCGGCCAGCAGACAGCCGCCCGCCGTCAGGATCACGACCAGCAGCACAGCCAAAATAACTTTCGCTGCTCCGTCTTTTTTCTTCTTTCCTTGTTGTGCCATACGCACTCCTTTATCGTCCGTTCAGCTCTCCATCATCAGCCGCATATAGCTTTCTTCCACGTCGAAGGGTTCGGCGTCGAACCGGATCATGCCGTAATCCTGCCGTCTGCCCTCGCCGAGGAAGAGGTTCTGGGCCGCGCCCACCGTGATGACGGCGCGCTCCACGATGACCTCCTTCTCCCGGGCGGCTTCCATCAGCACCTCGGCAGAGCGGTCGTCCTCGGCCATCATCTCCACAAAGTAGAGGGTGTCCTCCCGGCGGAAATAGACGCCGTAGCCCTTCCCGCTGGACACGATGGTGGCACCCCGGGCGTAGAGGTCGCCCAGCACGACGGCCATCCGCTCCGGCGGGAGCTGGACGGTATCGGGGCAGAAGCGCTCCCGCAGCTCACAGAGCTTGCGGGCGGTGACGGAGTCGAACTCGGCCTGACTCCACAGGTTGCGGGACACCTCCCGGGGCAGGCAGCGGAGGGGGAAGGCCCAGCGGAAGCCCTTGCTTTCCAGCAGAGCGGCCTGCTCCTGCCCCTGCGGCACAGCCACCGTGAAGCCCGCCCCCCGCAGCTTCTGCTGGGCGCAGAGATAGTCCACGAGGCCCGCGAGGAGCAGCTCACCCTTCCCGCACAGGCCATAAAGATAGCTGCCGCTGCGGCCCCTGAGGGTGACCGGAACGGCCAGCGCAGCGGCCTCGAGCCGTCCGTTCTCCTCGGCGACATAGACATTCTCCACCCCGGCGAACTGTTCCAGAGCGGTCTTGGCAAAGGCGGCGCTGTCGCCCCGCTCTGCCTGCCACAGTGCCACGACTGCCGCCTCTTCAGACGGCTGCATCAAACGATACATCGATAGTATCCCTCCTTTTTTCGCGGTTATCCGAGCACGTTTCCGGCCAGCGCCTGCACCTCGGCCTGAATGTCCTCGATGGTGCGCATGGCCCCGTCCACCGTGCAGTGGACGGTGGCCCAGCCCAGATGCTCCGCGCAGTACTCGGCGGCGCGGCGGCTGCGGGCCAGATATTCGGTGTCCTTTTCGTGGACGTCCTTCCTGCTCTCGTCGCCGTGGTAGCGGCCGGTCATGAGCTTCTGGCTCACGGCGGGGTCTACCTGTAAGTAAACGACGGCGTCCGGCGCGGGCAGGCCTAAAAGCTGGTACTCATATTCGAAGGCCCAGCGGAGGAAGCCGTCCCACTGGTCGGGCGGGAGCTTGGAACACTGGTGGACGGCGTTCGACGTGGTGTAGCGGTCGGCGATGACGATGCCGCCCGCCTCATAGAAGCTGCCCCATTTGGTCTTATAGCTGGCGTACCGGTCCACGGCGTAGAAGCTGGACGCGGCGTAGGGGTTGACGTCGTCGGGCCTGCTGCCGAACTGGCCGGAGAGGTACATCTTTACCAGCGCGCTGGAATCGCTCTCGTAGTCCGGGAAGGTGATCTCCATCACCCTGCGGCCGCTCCCGGCCAGATGGGCGGCCAGAAGCTTTGCCTGCGTGGCCTTGCCGGAGCCGTCCAGACCCTCGAGGACGAGAAGCTTGCCCTTGCTCATTCTGCTCTCTCCCCTTTCAGCGCGGCGTACCGGGCGCGGACCTCAGCGGTGCGGCCACAGCACATCCTGCCCTCCGGGCAGGGGCCGGACACGCAGGCCGGGCCAGCGGTGCGGAAGAGATGGGGTGCCACCGGGTAGACCAGCCGCAGCATCTCCTCGGCCAGCTGCCGGATCTCCCACTGGGCGCGGCTGCAGCAGCGGAGGTGGAAGAAATTCTGGAGGCTGCGAGCGTTCATGGTCACGACCATCTTGGTCTCGCAGGCGTTGGGCAGGACGAAGCGGGCGTCCTCGTTGGCCTGCTTGGAGGCCTTGGCCCGGGCCTGCTTTTCGGGCAGGCCCTCGGCCATCAGGCGGGCGGTGTGGCCCTCCTCCAGCTTCTTCACAAGGTCGAGGTAGCGCTTGGCATCCTCGTCCATGCTCTCGAGGAAAGCCGCCTTTGCCTCGGGGATGGCCTCGATCTCGGGCGGGATGACGTAGCGGAAATCGTCCAGACGGACGTACCGCTGGCTCTGGACACTGAAGGACGCGATGCGGTGGCGGGTGATCTGGGCCAGCAGGGTGCGGCTCACCCCCTCGATGCCGAAGGTGAAGCTGGCGTGCTCGATGGGGCTGGCGTGGCCCACGTCGCTGAGCATGGTCAGGAAGCGGGCGGTCTTTTCCTCATCCAGCCCGTCCAGAAGGTCGGTGATGTGGGCGTCGGAGTAGCAGAGCTTCGCCGCCGCCGCCACCACCTTCTCCGGCTCCGGCGTGTGTGCGATCAATCGGACAGTCATCATTTTTTCTCATTCCTCCGTCGTTATCTTCACAAGGGGCGCATAGTTTGCCATGGTCTTCTTCACGCCCACCTTCTCGAAGCGGATCTCTACGATCTGGTCGCCTGCGGCGGGCTTGACCTTCAGCACCTCGCCCCGGCCAAAGACCTTGTGCTCCACGATGTCGCCCGGCTCGTAGTGCTTGGGGCCGGTGGAGGCGGGACGGGGCGCAGGAGCCGGGCTTACGCCGCCGCCTGCGGGCCGGACCGGCGCTTTGGGGGCCGTCGGGCGGCCATAGCCGCTGCCGAAGCCGGACGGGCCGGAGCTGCTGCCATAGCCCGACGCAGTACTGCCCCGGCCCGCATAGTCCGCGCCGAAGCCGCGGTTTCCGGACGAAGGGGCGTTATATTCTTTACTAAGGTAGCCGCCGCGGCCGGAGGCCGAACGCCCCCAGCCGGAGGGGCCGGAGTAGCCCGACGCGCCGCCCGGGACGGTGTCGCTGCCCCAGCTGCTGCCCCAGCCGCCCAGACGGGAGCGCTGCTCCAGCACCGGGCTGCGGGTCTCCTCGAGGTACTCCGGCTCGATCTCCCGGAGGAAGCGGCTCGGCTCGTTGCGCTGGGTGCGGCCATAGAGCATCCGGGTGAGGCTGTTGGAGATGTACAGCTCCTTCTTGGCGCGGGTGATGCCGACATAGGCCAAGCGGCGCTCCTCCTCGAGGTCGGCCTCGGAATACTTGCTCATTTCACTGGGGAAGACCCCCTCTTCCATGCCAATGAGGAATACATAGGGGAACTCGAGGCCCTTGGCGGAGTGGATGGTCATGAGCACCACCTGATCGGCGCTCTCGTTGTAGCTGTCGATGTCGCTGATGAGGGCGATGTCCTCCAAGTAGCCCTCCAGGGAGGCCTCCTCCCCGTGCTGGTCGCAGTAGCTCTTGACGTTGTTGACCAGCTGGCCGAGGTTCTGCAGGCGGTCGGCGGCGTCCTCATGGCCCTTGGCGGCGTCGGCCTCCAGCATGGCGCGGTAGCCCGTCAGCTCGATGACATCGGCGGCGAACTCGTCCAGCGTTTTCGTTTCCAGCGACTCCTGCAATTTCTGGCAGATGTCCCAGAACTTATACAGCGGCGCGATGGCGCGGCTGAGCTTGGCGTACTGGTCGGCCTGCGAGATGACGTCCAGCATACTCACGCCCTGCTGGGCCGCGAGGTCGGCGATGACCTCGACAGTCGTTGCGCCGATCTTACGCGCAGGCTCGTTGATGATGCGGCGGAGGCGGATGTCGTCCCGGGGGTTGGCCACGATGGACATATAGGAGTGGATGTCCTTGACCTCCTTGCGGTCGTTGAAGCGCTGGCCGCCCACGATCTTGTGGGGGATGCCGGCGCGGGTGAAATAGCTTTCGATGGGGGCCGACTGGGCGTTCATCCGGTAGAGAATGGCGTGGTCGGCCAGATGGCCGCCCGCCTTGAGATGCTGGCCGATGACGTCGGCGATGTGCATGGCCTCATCCTGCTCGTTCTCGGCGGTGTAGACCTGCACCTTGTCGCCCTCGCCGTTCTTGGTCCAGAGGGTCTTGCCCTTCCGCTCGGTGTTGTGCTGGATGACGCAGTTGGCGGCGTTCAGGATATTGGAGGTAGAGCGGTAGTTCTGCTCAAGGCGGATGGTCTTGGTGCCCTTATAGATGCGCTCAAAGTTGAGGATGTTTTCGATAGTCGCGCCCCGGAAGCGGTAGATGCTCTGGTCGTCGTCGCCCACGACGCAGATGTTCTTCTCCGGGCCGGTGAGGAGACTGACGAGGCGGAACTGGGCCACGCTGGTGTCCTGATACTCGTCCACCAGCAGGTATTTGTACTTGTTCTGGTAGAACTCACGGACGTCCTCGTGCTCCGACAGCAGGATGACCGTCTGGTAGATGAGGTCGTCGAAGTCGAAGGCACCAGCTTCTTTGAGCTTCCGCTCGTAGGCGGCGTAGACCTTGGCCGCGAGGGCGCCCTTGGTGTCCCGGGCGGGGGTGCGCAGGGCCTCTTCGGGGCTGATGAGCTGGTCTTTCCAGCGGCTCATCTGGTTGATGGCGCTCTTGATGGGGAAGAACTTGTCGTCCACGCTCAGCTCCTTGTACACCGTCTTCATGACCCGCTGGGCGTCGTCGGTGTCGTAGATGGTGAAGCTGCGGGGGTAGCCGATCTCCTCGGCCCAGCGGCGGAGGATGCGCACGCAGGCGGAGTGGAAGGTGGAGGCGAAGACCTCGTCCCCCTCTTCCCCGCCCAGCATCCGGCGCAGGCGCTCTTTCAGCTCTCCGGCAGCCTTGTTGGTGAAGGTGATGGCCATGACGTTCCAGCTGCGGACGGCGTTCTGGCGGAGCATCCCGTCCAGCCACGCCGGGGCGTCGGTGCCGGTCATGATGGCGGTGCGCAGGGCCTTCACGTCCTCCTCCGTGACCTCCCGGGGCGTCCATTTCGAGCCGTGGGCCGAGCCGAAGCGGATGAGATTGGCGATGCGGTTGACCAGCACAGTGGTCTTGCCGCTGCCTGCTCCCGCGAGGATGAGGAGCGGGCCGTCGGTGGTGAACACCGCCTGCCGCTGCATCTCGTTCAGCCGTCCGAACTGCTTTTCGATATAGGTATCACGCAAAGCGCAGAATTGTTGTGCGAGATCTGTTGCCATTGTTTCACCTGTTCTTTTCGTTCATTTCTGGATAAACCACTTGATTTATAGTATATCACATTTCGAAAAAGTTGTACATAATAAGAGGAAACTCGTCGGGGTGGAGGCCCTTCGTCAGAGCGATACTATCGCTGCGCCTGCGATTCCTCGTCAGCGGCCTTGCCCTCTCCGTCATTGCTTCGCAATGCCACCTCTCCCATAGGGAGAGGCACTGGCGTGCCGGTCAGGCCCACGCGGGACGAGCAAAGCTTGCACTCCCTGAAACAGTAGTGCCCTGCTACAGAGATTCACGACAGCTTGACAAGGTGCTCTTGTCCAGAAGCCGCTGCCCCCGTAAGCGAGGCCCGCCCTTTTGCGTCCTGTCGGGCCTTAGGCGTCCAGCGGAAAGTGGCCCGGCACGCCAGTGGCTCCCCCCCCTTGGGGGAGCTGGCGCGAAGCGCCTGAGAGGGCAAGGCCGCTGCGAAAGAGGTGGCACCGAAGGTGACTGAGAGGGCTAGGTTGCTGCGAGAGAGCCGCCGCGAAGCAGACGGAGAGGGCAAGCCCGTCTCCCCGAAGCCCCAAAACAAAAACCGCCCCATCGCGGAAAATGCCACGATGGAGCGGAGATATTCAGGAAATGCTTAGCCGAAGATGTTGATAAGGATACCAGCAGCGACGGCGGAGCCGATGACGCCGGCCACGTTGGGGCCCATGGCGTGCATCAGCAGGAAGTTGGAGGGGTTCTCGCTCTGGCCCACCTTCTGAGAGACGCGGGCAGCCATAGGCACAGCGGAAACGCCTGCGGAGCCGATCAGGGGGTTGACCTGACCGCCGGTGAGGATGTACATGACCTTGCCGCAGATGACACCGGCAGCGGTGCCGAAGGAGAAGGCGATGAGGCCCAGCACGATGATGAACAGGGTGCGGTTGTTCAGGAAGGTGTTGGCGGAGGTGGTGCAGCCGACGGACAGGGCAAGGAAGATGGTGATGATGTTCATCAGCTCATTGCCAGCGGTCTTCTGGATACGATCCACGACGCCGCACTCCTTCATCAGGTTGCCCAGCATCAGCATACCGACCAGAACGGCGGCATCGGGCACGATGAGGGAGACGATGATGGCGACCATGATGGGGAAGATGATCCTCTCGGTCTTGGTCACGGTGCGCAGCTGCTTCATCACGACGGTACGCTCCTTCTTGGAGGTCAGAGCCTTCATGATGGGGGGCTGGATGACGGGCACCAGAGCCATGTAGCTGTAGGCCGCGACGGCGATGGAGCCGAGCAGCTCAGGAGCCAGACGGGAGGTGACGAAGATAGCGGTGGGGCCGTCTGCGCCGCCGATGATGGAGATGGCGGCAGACTGCTTCTGGGTGAAGTCCACCAGACCGGTCGCGGCCAGCAGACGAGCGCCCATGTAGGTGCCGAAGATGCCGAACTGAGCGGCAGCGCCCAGCAGCAGGCTCTTGGGGTTGGAGATCAGGGGGGCGAAGTCGGTCATGGTGCCGATGCCGAGGAAGATCAGCGGCGGGTAGATGCCCAGCTTGACGCCCATGTAGAGCATATCGGCCAGACCGCCGTTGTTCAGGATCTCGATCCACATCGGGTGCTCGAGGCCGTCACCGACGAAATACTGCATATGGATGACGCCGCTGCCGGGGAGGTTGGCCAGAATCATGCCGAAGGCCATAGGCAGCAGGATCAGAGGCTCGAACTCCTTGACGATCGCAAGGTAGAGCAGGAAGCAGCCCACGCAGATCATCACGGCGTAGAGCATACCGCCCGGCTCACCGAACCGGGCAAAGCCGGAACTCTGGAAAATACCGACCAGAGTCTCAATAAACTGAGTCATGTTTTTCCTCCTGTGTTAAAAGGGCGCGGTAGTGTCGTTGACGCCAGCCTTGCCCCAGCCATTCTTGCCGCGGCGGACTGCCTTCAGCACGTACTTGCCGTTGCCCATAGAGTAGATGGCTGCCATGATGGCTGCCACAACGTCGCCGGGGATGCCTGCCTCCACCTGCGGGGCAGCAGCCTTTGCGGGTGCGGCAGCGGGCGCAGCGGCCTGTTTCACAGGAGCAGCCGGTTTTGCAGCAGACGCAGCCTTGGCGGCTGCCTTCTTGCTGTTCATGGCGTCAAAGATCTTGCCCTCCAGCGTGATGATGGCCATCAGCAGGACGAGGATCAGAAACACCAGCACAATACCGGTTATGGTAACGATCACATCATAACCTAAATCCATGGTCTTCCTCCTAGTTACTTTTTTCTTTGCCGACCGCCGGGCGGACAGCAAAAACCGATTTGAAAGTATTATACAATATTTTCCGGGTCGATTCAACAACTATGAACAAAAATCATGTTCTTCTTCACCAGACTGTGAACAAGCCCTCAGCGGCGGCCCATGCGGGGGGTGGCGTCGGTGAAGCCGGTCTCCAGCTTGTCGCCCATCCGCAGGCTCATGGCCGTGCCCAGCGCCACGCAGTTGACGGGGTCGGGCGAGACCGTCACCTCCACCTTCAGCTCCTGACTGAGGTACTCGGGCAGGCCGTGGAGCTGTGCGCCGCCGCCCGTGAGGACAACGCCGTTGCGGTAGATGTCACCGGCCAGCTCGGGGGGCGTCTTTTCCAGCACCTGATGGGCGGCGGTGCCGATCTGCTCGCTCAGGCGCATGACCGGCTCGTAGAGGTCGGCGGTGGAGACGTTGACCCGGACGGGCAGGCCGGTGAGCAGGCTGCGGCCCTTGATCTCCATCGTCTCGTTGAAGTCGGCCTTCTGGGGGCAGCAGGCCACGTTCTTTTTCAGGTTCTCGGCGGTGCGCTGGCCGATGGCGATGCTGAACTTGTTGCGCACGAACTTGAGGATCTCCTCGTCGTAGTGGTTGCCCGCGACGCGGACGCTGGTGGCCTTGACCTTGCCGCCGAGGCTCAGCACGGCGATGTCGGTGGTGCCGCCGCCGATGTCGATGATCATCCGGCCATCGGGGACGGTGATGTCGATGCCGGAGCCGAGGGCGGCGGCGATCGGCTCATCGATGAGGTAAACCTGACGGGCACCGGCGGCCATGACGGCCTCCACCACGGCGTCGCTCTCGATGCCGGTGATGGCGGCGGGCACGCAGACGGCCACCCGGGGCTTGACCATGTGGGAGCTGTAGACCTGATTGACGAAGCGGCAGATCAGCTCGCGGGTCATGGTGTGGTCGCTGATGACGCCGTCCTTCAGCGGGAAGATGGCGGAGATGTAGTTGGGCGTGCGGCCCACCATTGCGAGGGCCTTGTCTCCTGCCTCGAGCACGCAGTTCTTGCGGGTGTCCACCGCCACTACGCTGGGCTGGTTGAGGACGACGCCCTGCCCCTCCTGCGCGATGATGATGGTCGTCGTACCAAGATCGATACCGATGTCGTTCTGTGCCATAGTCGTGAATTCCTTTCTCTGCTGCCCCATTCTCTATTGCGATCGCCCATCTCCGGGCGAGGGTCATCAAAACACATTATAGTATAGCATATCTGAGGGGAAAAAGAAACCCTCTGCGGAGGCTTTGCCTAAGGCTCCCCCTTTGGGGGAGCTGGCATCGCAAAGCGATGACTGAGAGGGCAAGGATGCTCTGGGCGAGGCACTCGCTCTCGGAAAGCATCATATGACCGGAAGATTCTCCGGCGACAGAGCCTCCGCCAGCAGGGCCGCGAGGCCGCTGTAGCGGAGGTTCTGGCGGATGTTGGACATCATCCGGTTGACGACGTCCCGGCGGCCCACCACGATGCAGAGCTTCCGGCCCCGGGTGACGCCGGTGTAGAAGAGGTTGCGGTAGCACAGGCGGGGCGGCACCTGCGCCGCCGGGAGGATGACCGCCGGGAACTCGCTGCCCTGACTCTTGTGCACCGTGATGGCATAGGCGATCTCCAGCTCGTTGAGGTTCTCGGCGGGGTAGACCAGCCGCCGGTCGTCCATCCGCACCACCATCGAGCGGCTGCGGGGGTCGATGGACTCCACGATGCCGATGTCGCCGTTGTACGCCCCTACCCCCTGCTCTCCGCCGATGCGCTGCCATGTGATCTCGTAGTTGTTGCGCACCTGCATCACCTTGTCGCCCACCCGGAAGACCCGGGCCGCGCTCTGCAATTCCGGCCTGCCCTTCTGGGGCGGGTTGAGCAGGGCCTGCAGCTCCACGTTGAGGGCCTGCGTGCCGGTGGGGCCGAGCTTGGTGGGGCAGAGCACCTGAATGTCCTTCACCGGGTCGAACTGGTAGCTGCGGGGCAGGCGGGTGGTCACGAGGTCGCAGACGAGCTTTTGCGCCGCGTCGCCGTCCGACTCAAGGAAGAAGAAATCGTCCGTTTTGCCGCCCTTTTTCAGCGGTTCGCCCGAGATGATGTGGTGGGCGTTCTCCACGATGAGGCTCTGGGCCGCCTGCCGGAAGATCTCGTTGAGGCAGACCGTGGGCACCAGCCCCGAGCGGATGACCTCGCCGAGGATGTTGCCCGGGCCGACGCTGGGCAGCTGGTCGGCGTCGCCCACCATGATGATGCGGCAGCTGTACCGCAGGGCCGCGATGAGGGCCTGAAACAGCCTGACGTCCACCATGCTCATCTCGTCGAGGATGACCACATCGCATTTGAGGAGGTTCTTGTCGTTGTGGATGAAGCTGACCACGCCGCCGGTGTAGTCCACCTCCAGCAGACGGTGGATGGTGGAGGCCTTGCGGCCCGTCAGCTCGCTCAGGCGCTTGGCGGCCCGGCCCGTGGGGGCGCAGAGGGCCACCCGCTCGGCCTGATCTTCCAGAAGCTGCAGGATGGCGTTGACGGTGGTGGTCTTGCCGGTGCCGGGGCCGCCGGTGAGGACGAGGCAGTTTTCGGTCATGGCCTTCCGGATGGCCTCCCGCTGCAGGGGCGCGTAGGCGAAACCCTGCGCCAGCTCCAGGATCTGGATGTTTTTGTCGAGGCCGTGGGCCGTCTGCTTCCCCCGCTTCGTCAGCAGGGCCAGACGGTCGGCGATGTCCTGCTCGGCGGCCAGAAGGTCGGGCAGGTAGATATATTCCGTGCCGTCGAAGGTCTTTTCCGCCAGCGTCTCCGCCCCGAGGCAGCGGGCGAGGGCCTCGTCCAGCTTTTCGGGGGGCTGGTGGATGAAGTTCGAGGCTGTGGCCAGCAGCTGGGCGCGGGGCAGGCAGGTGTGGCCGTTGCCCGCGTTGTGGCGGAGGGTGCGCAGGAGGGCGGCTTCCAGCCGCTGGGCACAGTCCCCCGCCATCTGGTAATACTGGGCGATGCTGTCGGCGTGGCGGAAGTCCAGCTGAAGCGGCTCGCCGCAGAGCAGATAGGGGTTCTGCTGGATGGCCGTCATGGCCCCCGGGCCGAAGGTGCGGAAGACCTCCATCGCCCGGCGGGGGCTGATCTCGAACTGGGCCAGATAGGCGATCAGCTCCCGCATCCCGAACATCCGCTTGAACTCCTGCTGGATGCGGTCGGCCTTGTCCGCCGAGATGCCCGGGATGAGGGTGAGCTGGGCGGGGTCGTTGGCGATGACCTCCAGCGCCGCCGCGCCGAACTTGTCGATGATCTTGTCCGCCGTCCGTGCGCCGATGTAGGGCAGCGACCGGCTGGCGAGGAAGGCATAGACGGCCTCGAGGTCTTTGGGCAT is a genomic window containing:
- the mltG gene encoding endolytic transglycosylase MltG codes for the protein MAQQGKKKKDGAAKVILAVLLVVILTAGGCLLAAKKEINGSASAQSAVSVSIPQGSGVAAIANRLKEAGVIRYPHLFRWYVGRQGAAAKLQYGEFELAPGSSYDAIIAALSAYAQADSVRLTFPEGTTAIAIARKMEDAGLCSAEDFLAEANTGDFSSYRFWQYVPDDKDAPDRFLKCEGYLFPDTYDFLKDDTVHHYVETFYAHFDKQITDEMYAAMDEQGMTLPEVVTLASFVQEEAGNAQDDNVAQVFRNRLAEGSPYPKLQSNTSSYVQSDADNNYLWNWVAPYYGGWDSIPENIRTAYDTYTCTGLPAGPISNPGIAALRAALAPQPDEEAEDAYFFVTDRKGNYYYARTYADHQKNCDAAAKVNKSLT
- a CDS encoding dTMP kinase is translated as MSKGKLLVLEGLDGSGKATQAKLLAAHLAGSGRRVMEITFPDYESDSSALVKMYLSGQFGSRPDDVNPYAASSFYAVDRYASYKTKWGSFYEAGGIVIADRYTTSNAVHQCSKLPPDQWDGFLRWAFEYEYQLLGLPAPDAVVYLQVDPAVSQKLMTGRYHGDESRKDVHEKDTEYLARSRRAAEYCAEHLGWATVHCTVDGAMRTIEDIQAEVQALAGNVLG
- the thyX gene encoding FAD-dependent thymidylate synthase; protein product: MMTVRLIAHTPEPEKVVAAAAKLCYSDAHITDLLDGLDEEKTARFLTMLSDVGHASPIEHASFTFGIEGVSRTLLAQITRHRIASFSVQSQRYVRLDDFRYVIPPEIEAIPEAKAAFLESMDEDAKRYLDLVKKLEEGHTARLMAEGLPEKQARAKASKQANEDARFVLPNACETKMVVTMNARSLQNFFHLRCCSRAQWEIRQLAEEMLRLVYPVAPHLFRTAGPACVSGPCPEGRMCCGRTAEVRARYAALKGERAE
- a CDS encoding ATP-dependent helicase, which encodes MATDLAQQFCALRDTYIEKQFGRLNEMQRQAVFTTDGPLLILAGAGSGKTTVLVNRIANLIRFGSAHGSKWTPREVTEEDVKALRTAIMTGTDAPAWLDGMLRQNAVRSWNVMAITFTNKAAGELKERLRRMLGGEEGDEVFASTFHSACVRILRRWAEEIGYPRSFTIYDTDDAQRVMKTVYKELSVDDKFFPIKSAINQMSRWKDQLISPEEALRTPARDTKGALAAKVYAAYERKLKEAGAFDFDDLIYQTVILLSEHEDVREFYQNKYKYLLVDEYQDTSVAQFRLVSLLTGPEKNICVVGDDDQSIYRFRGATIENILNFERIYKGTKTIRLEQNYRSTSNILNAANCVIQHNTERKGKTLWTKNGEGDKVQVYTAENEQDEAMHIADVIGQHLKAGGHLADHAILYRMNAQSAPIESYFTRAGIPHKIVGGQRFNDRKEVKDIHSYMSIVANPRDDIRLRRIINEPARKIGATTVEVIADLAAQQGVSMLDVISQADQYAKLSRAIAPLYKFWDICQKLQESLETKTLDEFAADVIELTGYRAMLEADAAKGHEDAADRLQNLGQLVNNVKSYCDQHGEEASLEGYLEDIALISDIDSYNESADQVVLMTIHSAKGLEFPYVFLIGMEEGVFPSEMSKYSEADLEEERRLAYVGITRAKKELYISNSLTRMLYGRTQRNEPSRFLREIEPEYLEETRSPVLEQRSRLGGWGSSWGSDTVPGGASGYSGPSGWGRSASGRGGYLSKEYNAPSSGNRGFGADYAGRGSTASGYGSSSGPSGFGSGYGRPTAPKAPVRPAGGGVSPAPAPRPASTGPKHYEPGDIVEHKVFGRGEVLKVKPAAGDQIVEIRFEKVGVKKTMANYAPLVKITTEE
- a CDS encoding sodium ion-translocating decarboxylase subunit beta; the encoded protein is MTQFIETLVGIFQSSGFARFGEPGGMLYAVMICVGCFLLYLAIVKEFEPLILLPMAFGMILANLPGSGVIHMQYFVGDGLEHPMWIEILNNGGLADMLYMGVKLGIYPPLIFLGIGTMTDFAPLISNPKSLLLGAAAQFGIFGTYMGARLLAATGLVDFTQKQSAAISIIGGADGPTAIFVTSRLAPELLGSIAVAAYSYMALVPVIQPPIMKALTSKKERTVVMKQLRTVTKTERIIFPIMVAIIVSLIVPDAAVLVGMLMLGNLMKECGVVDRIQKTAGNELMNIITIFLALSVGCTTSANTFLNNRTLFIIVLGLIAFSFGTAAGVICGKVMYILTGGQVNPLIGSAGVSAVPMAARVSQKVGQSENPSNFLLMHAMGPNVAGVIGSAVAAGILINIFG
- a CDS encoding OadG family transporter subunit — translated: MDLGYDVIVTITGIVLVFLILVLLMAIITLEGKIFDAMNSKKAAAKAASAAKPAAPVKQAAAPAAAPAKAAAPQVEAGIPGDVVAAIMAAIYSMGNGKYVLKAVRRGKNGWGKAGVNDTTAPF
- a CDS encoding rod shape-determining protein, with translation MAQNDIGIDLGTTTIIIAQEGQGVVLNQPSVVAVDTRKNCVLEAGDKALAMVGRTPNYISAIFPLKDGVISDHTMTRELICRFVNQVYSSHMVKPRVAVCVPAAITGIESDAVVEAVMAAGARQVYLIDEPIAAALGSGIDITVPDGRMIIDIGGGTTDIAVLSLGGKVKATSVRVAGNHYDEEILKFVRNKFSIAIGQRTAENLKKNVACCPQKADFNETMEIKGRSLLTGLPVRVNVSTADLYEPVMRLSEQIGTAAHQVLEKTPPELAGDIYRNGVVLTGGGAQLHGLPEYLSQELKVEVTVSPDPVNCVALGTAMSLRMGDKLETGFTDATPRMGRR
- the recD2 gene encoding SF1B family DNA helicase RecD2, which codes for MERELEQLEGTVEDIIYQNEDNGYTVFEVSGGGVVTVVCGVVGELHAGESVVCRGRYENHATYGRQFHAQECETDMPKDLEAVYAFLASRSLPYIGARTADKIIDKFGAAALEVIANDPAQLTLIPGISADKADRIQQEFKRMFGMRELIAYLAQFEISPRRAMEVFRTFGPGAMTAIQQNPYLLCGEPLQLDFRHADSIAQYYQMAGDCAQRLEAALLRTLRHNAGNGHTCLPRAQLLATASNFIHQPPEKLDEALARCLGAETLAEKTFDGTEYIYLPDLLAAEQDIADRLALLTKRGKQTAHGLDKNIQILELAQGFAYAPLQREAIRKAMTENCLVLTGGPGTGKTTTVNAILQLLEDQAERVALCAPTGRAAKRLSELTGRKASTIHRLLEVDYTGGVVSFIHNDKNLLKCDVVILDEMSMVDVRLFQALIAALRYSCRIIMVGDADQLPSVGPGNILGEVIRSGLVPTVCLNEIFRQAAQSLIVENAHHIISGEPLKKGGKTDDFFFLESDGDAAQKLVCDLVTTRLPRSYQFDPVKDIQVLCPTKLGPTGTQALNVELQALLNPPQKGRPELQSAARVFRVGDKVMQVRNNYEITWQRIGGEQGVGAYNGDIGIVESIDPRSRSMVVRMDDRRLVYPAENLNELEIAYAITVHKSQGSEFPAVILPAAQVPPRLCYRNLFYTGVTRGRKLCIVVGRRDVVNRMMSNIRQNLRYSGLAALLAEALSPENLPVI